Proteins from one Quercus lobata isolate SW786 unplaced genomic scaffold, ValleyOak3.0 Primary Assembly Scq3eQI_49, whole genome shotgun sequence genomic window:
- the LOC115973016 gene encoding uncharacterized protein LOC115973016 has translation MVNEYMEEFDRLVNRNDLEETEDQRISRFVHELRVFIRDQPMFTSRSQPVVRENSGVNQSTVAVAGSAAQPIANANPYAKPTGNKCYRCRKPGHRSSTCPKRAVVNLVVAEEGKVKCEQKGEEVYNDADPYAYDPNEIQEDEEGVPLGQSLVIQSGSVKNIASKSLVTKLGLKTEKHPSPYKIGWIKKSTETLVTQRCRITFSMGKFYVDEVVCVVVEMDACHLILGRPWQYDVDATHRCKDNVYVFFKNGRKIVLGPIKEGSIPKTSKVEGKPALLIVNNEDEFDRECKELKQVYAVVVTDGEPKKVAIIPEAVQPLIKEFEMLFPKELLAGLPPMRDIQHCIDLALGASLPNLPHYRMNSQEGQILQGQVDELLSKGQIKESMSPCAVSALLTPKKDMSWRMCVDSQAINKIIVRYRFPIPRLDDMFDMLSESKYYTKLDLKSGYHQIRIRLGDEWKTTFMTKEGLYEWMVMPFGLSNATSTFMRLMNQVLKPFIGNFMVVYFDDILIYSKTEVAHYNHVQEVLAVFQANELYINLKKCSFLTNKLLFLGYVVNADEIHVDEDKVRAIREWPTPTTVSDVRSFHGLATFYRRFVRDFSSIVASITECLKKGKFLWGKEVEQSFVLIKEKLSTTPVLALPNFDKVFQVECDASVVGIGAILSQDNRPVAFFSEKVCETRSKWSAYELEFFAVVWTLKHWEHYLIKRKFVLYTDHQALKHINSQVSINRMHARWVAYIQRFHFTLKHKSGVTNKVADTLSRRASLLTTLYTEVVGFDCLKELYENDEDFGDIWVPQAPWEDLSMDFILGLPRTQQGMDFVFVVVNSSISHPQTNGQTEVVNRTLGNLIRCILGKKPKQWDLALSQAEFAYNSSVSGSTAENMTERIQAMQEEVRQKLEATNAKYKEAADKKRREKIFNIGDLVLVYLRKEIFPVGTYNKLKDKKYGPFQITKKINDNAYVVALPPDISISSTFNVADLYNYHPSDEPNSGNSGSSSFQVGGTDVEQTAHTFLKQQGRRKSQRKIKGGYQ, from the exons ATGGTTAATGAGTACATGGAGGAGTTTGACAGGTTGGTGAATCGCAATGATTTGGAGGAAACTGAAGATCAACGGATATCCAGATTTGTACACGAGTTGCGAGTTTTCATCCGAGATCAG CCCATGTTTACATCACGATCACAACCCGTGGTTAGGGAGAATAGTGGTGTCAACCAATCCACAGTGGCAGTAGCAGGTTCCGCAGCCCAACCGATAGCGAATGCCAACCCTTATGCTAAGCCAACTGGGAATAAGTGTTACAGGTGCAGAAAACCAGGGCATCGATCTAGTACTTGCCCTAAGCGAGCCGTAGTGAATCTAGTGGTGGCAGAAGAGGGCAAGGTAAAATGTGAACAGAAGGGTGAAGAGGTGTATAATGATGCTGATCCGTATGCCTATGATCCCAATGAGATCCAAGAGGACGAGGAAGGCGTGCCATTAGGGCAGTCTTTGGTGATTCAGAG TGGTAGTGTAAAGAACATTGCGTCGAAGAGTTTGGTTACCAAGCTGGGACTGAAAACAGAAAAGCATCCCTCTCCGTACAAGATAGGTTGGATCAAGAAAAGTACGGAAACTCTTGTTACTCAACGATGCCGTATTACTTTTTCTATGGGTAAATTTTATGTAGATGAAGTAGTTTGTGTTGTTGTTGAAATGGATGCATGTCATTTAATACTAGGTAGACCTTGGCAGTATGATGTAGATGCTACTCATAGGTGCAAGGAtaatgtgtatgtgttttttaagaatggCAGAAAAATTGTCCTTGGTCCTATTAAGGAAGGCAGTATACCCAAAACTTCTAAAGTGGAGGGGAAGCCAGCACTCCTCATAGTGAACAATGAAGATGAGTTTGATAGGGAGTGTAAGGAGTTGAAACAGGTATATGCTGTAGTGGTGACGGATGGCGAGCCAAAGAAGGTTGCTATAATACCAGAGGCAGTCCAACCATTAATCAAGGAGTTTGAAATGCTTTTTCCAAAAGAGCTGCTTGCAGGTTTACCACCAATGCGCGACATCCAACATTGCATTGATTTAGCTCTTGGGGCTAGTCTACCAAATCTGCCACATTACAGAATGAATTCTCAAGAGGGTCAGATTCTACAAGGGCAGGTGGATGAGCTTCTGAGCAAGGGGCAAATCAAGGAGAGTATGAGTCCATGTGCAGTATCGGCCTTGTTAACACCAAAGAAGGATATGAGCTGGCGTATGTGTGTGGATAGTCAAGCCATCAACAAGATCATAGTCAGGTATCGATTTCCTATTCCTCGACTAGATGACATGTTTGACATGCTAAGTGAGTCCAAGTATTACACCAAGCTGGATCTTAAGAGTGGGTATCACCAGATTCGGATCCGACTTGGAGATGAGTGGAAGACAACTTTTATGACAAAGGAGGGGTTGTATGAGTGGATGGTAATGCCTTTCGGATTGTCCAATGCTACCAGCACTTTCATGAGACTTATGAATCAGGTATTGAAACCATTTATTGGAAACTTTATGGTAGTTTATTTTGACGATATCCTGATTTACAGTAAGACAGAAGTAGCCCACTATAATCATGTGCAAGAAGTATTAGCGGTGTTCCAGGCCAATGAGTTGTATATCAACTTGAAAAAGTGCAGCTTCTTGACTAATAAGTTGCTGTTCTTAGGGTATGTGGTCAATGCGGATGAGATTCATGTTGATGAGGACAAGGTCCGTGCAATCAGAGAATGGCCAACCCCAACGACAGTGAGTGATGTGCGAAGCTTCCATGGGCTAGCAACCTTCTATCGGAGGTTTGTTCGAGATTTCAGTAGCATAGTAGCCTCTATCACTGAGTGTCTGAAGAAGGGGAAGTTCTTATGGGGAAAGGAGGTAGAACAAAGCTTTGTCTTGATCAAGGAAAAGTTAAGCACAACCCCGGTTTTGGCATTGCCCAACTTTGATAAGGTGTTTCAGGTGGAGTGTGATGCATCTGTGGTCGGGATAGGTGCTATCCTTTCACAAGACAACAGACCAGTAGCATTCTTCAGTGAGAAAGTTTGTGAAACTCGAAGTAAATGGTCGGCCTATGAGCTGGAGTTCTTTGCTGTAGTATGGACTCTTAAGCATTGGGAGCACTACCTGATTAAGAGGAAGTTTGTATTATACACGGATCATCAGGCATTGAAGCACATCAATAGTCAAGTTAGCATTAACAGGATGCATGCTCGGTGGGTAGCTTATATACAACGCTTCCATTTCACATTAAAGCACAAGTCTGGTGTCACTAATAAGGTGGCTGACACACTCAGCAGACGAGCATCTTTGTTGACCACCCTATATACCGAAGTTGTAGGGTTTGATTGCCTCAAGGAGCTGTATGAGAATGATGAGGATTTTGGTGATATTTGGG TTCCACAAGCACCATGGGAGGATCTGTCTATGGACTTTATACTGGGTCTTCCTCGAACCCAGCAAGGtatggattttgtttttgttgtggttAACAG CAGCATTAGTCATCCTCAAACTAATGGCCAGACAGAAGTGGTTAATCGCACTTTAGGGAATCTGATCCGGTGTATCTTAGGCAAGAAGCCCAAGCAGTGGGATCTTGCATTGTCCCAAGCAGAGTTTGCGTACAATAGCTCAGTCAGTGGAAGCACTG CAGAGAATATGACTGAACGTATTCAGGCCATGCAAGAGGAGGTGAGGCAGAAACTTGAAGCTACAAATGCCAAGTACAAGGAAGCTGCTGATAAGAAGAGACGTGAGAAGATATTCAATATTGGGGATTTAGTACTGGTCTATCTTAGAAAGGAGATATTTCCTGTTGGTACCTACAACAAATTGAAGGACAAGAAGTATGGGCCGTTTCAGATTACTAAGAAGATCAACGACAATGCTTACGTGGTTGCTCTTCCTCCAGACATAAGCATTTCTTCTACCTTCAATGTTGCTGACTTGTATAATTATCATCCTTCTGATGAACCAAATAGTGGGAACTCAGGGTCGAGTTCTTTTCAAGTGGGGGGGACTGATGTAGAACAGACAGCACATACATTCCTGAAGCAGCAGGGGCGTAGGAAGTCACAACGCAAGATCAAAGGGGGGTACCAGTAA